A single region of the Salvia splendens isolate huo1 chromosome 18, SspV2, whole genome shotgun sequence genome encodes:
- the LOC121777193 gene encoding probable protein phosphatase 2C 6 codes for MVKEGQDLTIGNIGDSRAVLGMRDENNAFVPVMTVDQDELVVLAAAGVHFFGTRSGASCRVQVPYTLECSSSSSECSTYWMEA; via the exons ATGGTGAAAGAG GGTCAAGATCTTACAATCGGAAATATTGGGGACTCGAGAGCAGTACTAGGGATGAGAGACGAGAATAACGCATTCGTTCCAGTGATGACTGTGGATCAAGACGAGCTTGTAGTCCTAGCAGCAGCCGGGGTACATTTTTTTGGGACGAGGTCGGGTGCAAGCTGTCGTGTCCAGGTCCCCTACACTCTTGAGTGCAGCTCGAGCAGTAGTGAATGCAGCACATACTGGATGGAAGCATAA
- the LOC121777192 gene encoding probable leucine-rich repeat receptor-like serine/threonine-protein kinase At3g14840 isoform X1, with protein sequence MSYFWRFIALIWFVSLVSRAAVLPPHEVESLRVIARRLGKVDWDFDVNPCSGSSGWATQNSTHGHENAVTCNCTFDNNTTCHVISIVLKAQNLNGSLPREFVRLSFLQEIDLTWNYLNGTIPPEWGSMKLVIISLFGNRVTGSLPKELANITTLQQLVLDDNQLSGTIPPEFGNFPQIQRLVFTSNNLTGELPASLAKLTTLMDFRVSGNNFVGSIPSFIENWTNMEILRIEASGLAGPIPSGIASLTKMTDLRISDLNGDDSSLPYLRSLKTITTLILRSCNIVGTLPLYIGNMTTLRILDLSFNKLTGPFPESFIGLSKAHYVYLTGNSLSGTLPAWMLKDGDIIDLSYNNLTSGSLPAECQQRSLNLFASSKGSTNGAVSCLRSSCERQYYSLRINCGGRQEADDKGFSYDDDANLGGASNFFLSRTNWGFSSTGHFLDDGINMDSYTIQNTSIIFGKNQKLYTDARLSPLSLTYYGFCLLNGNYTVNLHFAEIMFTDDRKYSSLGRRIFDVYIQGKLVLKDFNIELEAGGVNKPITKTFTAVVTDNTLDIRFYWAGKGTRSIPAMGVYGPLISAISVDPNFKPPSLSGDGSSISGGAIASILIGVLFTVIFVPGVLWWKGCFKRKDLMHDDLKGLDLRTGSFTLRQIKAATNNFDSANKIGEGGFGPVFKGVLLDGRVIAVKQLSSKSAQGNREFVNELGLISAIQHTNLVKLYGCCIESNQLLLVYEYLENNSLARALFGPKEQQLHLDWPTRHKICIGIARGLAYLHEESRLKIVHRDIKATNVLLDKNLIPKISDFGLAKLDAEDDTHISTRIAGTYGYMAPEYAMRGYLTDKADVYSFGVVVLEIVSGRSNSSSSSRPNEDSFYLLDWANSLKVSGNLLKLVDRRLESSFNEEEIVRAINVALICTNVVAAVRPSMSSVVSLLEGKDGVPEFVSESSISVDKARLDEVEMGTFNDEDFSEDVPLSGSSTSAADLYPIAPDTNYWEKRGF encoded by the exons ATGTCATATTTTTGGAGATTTATTGCGTTGATTTGGTTTGTGAGCTTGGTTTCTCGAGCAGCGGTTTTGCCTCCTCATGAAG TGGAATCATTAAGGGTGATAGCAAGGAGGTTAGGGAAAGTGGATTGGGATTTCGACGTGAATCCATGCAGCGGGTCATCGGGTTGGGCGACCCAGAATTCGACTCATGGCCATGAAAATGCAGTCACTTGCAATTGCACATTTGACAATAACACTACTTGCCATGTTATAAGCAT AGTTCTTAAGGCCCAAAATCTTAATGGATCGCTGCCCCGCGAATTCGTCAGACTCTCATTCCTTCAAGAGAT AGATCTCACTTGGAACTACCTCAACGGCACCATCCCTCCAGAATGGGGTTCCATGAAGCTTGTAATCAT TTCTCTTTTTGGAAACCGTGTAACTGGTTCGTTACCAAAAGAGCTCGCCAACATCACTACGCTTCAACAACT GGTTTTGGATGACAATCAGTTGTCTGGAACTATACCTCCCGAGTTTGGGAATTTTCCTCAAATACAAAGACT AGTATTTACCTCGAACAATCTAACTGGAGAATTGCCCGCAAGTCTAGCAAAATTGACTACTTTGATGGACTT TCGTGTTAGTGGTAACAACTTCGTAGGAAGCATACCGAGTTTTATCGAGAACTGGACAAATATGGAAATACT AAGGATCGAGGCTAGCGGTCTAGCTGGGCCAATCCCTTCTGGTATTGCTTCCTTAACCAAAATGACTGACCT GAGAATCAGCGATTTGAATGGGGACGATTCAAGTTTACCATATCTTAGGTCATTGAAAACGATAACGACGCT TATATTGAGAAGTTGCAACATTGTCGGGACATTGCCATTGTATATCGGAAATATGACAACACTTCGAATCTT GGATCTAAGTTTCAACAAATTAACCGGACCATTTCCCGAGAGCTTTATTGGCCTATCAAAGGCACACTACGT CTATTTAACTGGGAATTCCCTAAGTGGGACCCTGCCAGCTTGGATGCTGAAAGACGGGGACATCAT TGACTTGTCTTACAACAATCTCACGTCTGGAAGTTTACCAGCAGAGTGTCAGCAGCGTAGTCT AAACTTGTTTGCTAGCTCGAAAGGAAGCACCAA TGGTGCTGTTTCCTGCTTAAGAAGCAGTTGTGAACGAC AGTATTACTCTCTACGCATAAACTGTGGAGGAAGACAAGAAGCGGATGATAAAGGATTTAGCTATGACGATGATGCAAATTTGGGTGGGGCTTCAAATTTCTTCCTGAGTAGGACTAACTGGGGATTCAGCAGCACTGGTCACTTCTTGGATGACGGTATCAATATGGACtcctacaccattcaaaacaccTCAATCATTTTCGGAAAGAACCAGAAGCTGTACACGGATGCACGCCTTTCTCCCCTCTCGTTGACTTACTATGGATTTTGTTTGTTAAATGGAAACTACACAGTAAACCTTCACTTTGCGGAGATCATGTTTACTGATGATAGAAAGTATAGTAGCCTCGGAAGGCGTATATTTGATGTCTACATTCAG GGAAAGCTGGTGCTGAAGGATTTCAACATCGAACTTGAAGCAGGAGGAGTGAACAAGCCAATCACAAAAACCTTCACTGCAGTTGTTACTGATAATACCTTGGACATTCGCTTCTATTGGGCTGGAAAGGGTACTCGTAGCATTCCTGCTATGGGAGTCTATGGTCCTCTTATTTCAGCCATATCCGTCGATCCTA ACTTTAAGCCCCCATCTTTATCAGGAGATGGAAGCAGTATTTCTGGAGGTGCTATAGCTAGCATACTGATAGGAGTTCTTTTCACAGTCATTTTTGTTCCGGGTGTTCTCTGGTGGAAGGGCTGTTTTAAACGTAAAGATTTGATGCATGATG ATTTGAAGGGTTTAGACCTTCGCACCGGATCATTTACCTTAAGGCAAATAAAAGCAGCCACAAACAACTTCGATTCTGCTAATAAGATCGGTGAAGGTGGTTTTGGTCCTGTATTCAAG GGTGTTTTATTAGACGGTAGAGTCATTGCTGTGAAACAGCTTTCTTCCAAATCAGCTCAAGGGAACCGTGAATTTGTAAATGAACTAGGCCTGATTTCTGCTATACAACATACCAATCTTGTTAAGCTGTACGGATGCTGCATCGAAAGCAACCAGTTGTTGCTTGTGTATGAGTATTTGGAAAACAACAGCCTTGCTCGTGCACTATTTG GCCCAAAAGAGCAGCAATTGCATTTGGACTGGCCAACGAGGCACAAGATCTGCATTGGTATAGCAAGAGGTTTGGCTTACCTCCACGAGGAGTCACGTCTGAAAATTGTCCATCGCGATATCAAGGCTACTAATGTGCTTCTTGACAAGAACCTAATCCCTAAAATTTCTGATTTTGGGCTCGCGAAGCTGGATGCAGAAGACGATACCCACATAAGCACGCGCATTGCTGGAACTTA TGGATACATGGCACCCGAATATGCAATGCGGGGATATTTGACAGATAAAGCGGACGTCTACAGCTTCGGAGTCGTTGTTTTGGAAATTGTCAGTGGGAGGagcaacagcagcagcagtAGCAGGCCTAATGAGGATAGCTTTTATCTTCTTGATTGG GCTAATTCCTTGAAGGTGAGTGGGAACTTGTTGAAGCTAGTCGACCGGAGATTAGAGTCGAGCTTCAACGAGGAAGAGATAGTTAGAGCTATCAATGTGGCGCTCATTTGCACGAATGTTGTAGCTGCAGTAAGGCCAAGTATGTCATCCGTAGTGAGCTTACTCGAGGGGAAAGATGGCGTTCCAGAGTTCGTGTCTGAGTCGAGCATCTCAGTTGATAAGGCGAGACTCGATGAAGTGGAAATGGGTACATTTAATGATGAGGATTTCTCCGAGGATGTGCCGCTGAGTGGTTCTTCAACTTCTGCTGCTGATCTCTATCCAATTGCGCCGGATACAAACTATTGGGAGAAGAGAGGTTTTTAG
- the LOC121777192 gene encoding probable leucine-rich repeat receptor-like serine/threonine-protein kinase At3g14840 isoform X2 translates to MSYFWRFIALIWFVSLVSRAAVLPPHEVESLRVIARRLGKVDWDFDVNPCSGSSGWATQNSTHGHENAVTCNCTFDNNTTCHVISIVLKAQNLNGSLPREFVRLSFLQEIDLTWNYLNGTIPPEWGSMKLVIISLFGNRVTGSLPKELANITTLQQLVLDDNQLSGTIPPEFGNFPQIQRLVFTSNNLTGELPASLAKLTTLMDFRVSGNNFVGSIPSFIENWTNMEILRIEASGLAGPIPSGIASLTKMTDLRISDLNGDDSSLPYLRSLKTITTLILRSCNIVGTLPLYIGNMTTLRILDLSFNKLTGPFPESFIGLSKAHYVDLSYNNLTSGSLPAECQQRSLNLFASSKGSTNGAVSCLRSSCERQYYSLRINCGGRQEADDKGFSYDDDANLGGASNFFLSRTNWGFSSTGHFLDDGINMDSYTIQNTSIIFGKNQKLYTDARLSPLSLTYYGFCLLNGNYTVNLHFAEIMFTDDRKYSSLGRRIFDVYIQGKLVLKDFNIELEAGGVNKPITKTFTAVVTDNTLDIRFYWAGKGTRSIPAMGVYGPLISAISVDPNFKPPSLSGDGSSISGGAIASILIGVLFTVIFVPGVLWWKGCFKRKDLMHDDLKGLDLRTGSFTLRQIKAATNNFDSANKIGEGGFGPVFKGVLLDGRVIAVKQLSSKSAQGNREFVNELGLISAIQHTNLVKLYGCCIESNQLLLVYEYLENNSLARALFGPKEQQLHLDWPTRHKICIGIARGLAYLHEESRLKIVHRDIKATNVLLDKNLIPKISDFGLAKLDAEDDTHISTRIAGTYGYMAPEYAMRGYLTDKADVYSFGVVVLEIVSGRSNSSSSSRPNEDSFYLLDWANSLKVSGNLLKLVDRRLESSFNEEEIVRAINVALICTNVVAAVRPSMSSVVSLLEGKDGVPEFVSESSISVDKARLDEVEMGTFNDEDFSEDVPLSGSSTSAADLYPIAPDTNYWEKRGF, encoded by the exons ATGTCATATTTTTGGAGATTTATTGCGTTGATTTGGTTTGTGAGCTTGGTTTCTCGAGCAGCGGTTTTGCCTCCTCATGAAG TGGAATCATTAAGGGTGATAGCAAGGAGGTTAGGGAAAGTGGATTGGGATTTCGACGTGAATCCATGCAGCGGGTCATCGGGTTGGGCGACCCAGAATTCGACTCATGGCCATGAAAATGCAGTCACTTGCAATTGCACATTTGACAATAACACTACTTGCCATGTTATAAGCAT AGTTCTTAAGGCCCAAAATCTTAATGGATCGCTGCCCCGCGAATTCGTCAGACTCTCATTCCTTCAAGAGAT AGATCTCACTTGGAACTACCTCAACGGCACCATCCCTCCAGAATGGGGTTCCATGAAGCTTGTAATCAT TTCTCTTTTTGGAAACCGTGTAACTGGTTCGTTACCAAAAGAGCTCGCCAACATCACTACGCTTCAACAACT GGTTTTGGATGACAATCAGTTGTCTGGAACTATACCTCCCGAGTTTGGGAATTTTCCTCAAATACAAAGACT AGTATTTACCTCGAACAATCTAACTGGAGAATTGCCCGCAAGTCTAGCAAAATTGACTACTTTGATGGACTT TCGTGTTAGTGGTAACAACTTCGTAGGAAGCATACCGAGTTTTATCGAGAACTGGACAAATATGGAAATACT AAGGATCGAGGCTAGCGGTCTAGCTGGGCCAATCCCTTCTGGTATTGCTTCCTTAACCAAAATGACTGACCT GAGAATCAGCGATTTGAATGGGGACGATTCAAGTTTACCATATCTTAGGTCATTGAAAACGATAACGACGCT TATATTGAGAAGTTGCAACATTGTCGGGACATTGCCATTGTATATCGGAAATATGACAACACTTCGAATCTT GGATCTAAGTTTCAACAAATTAACCGGACCATTTCCCGAGAGCTTTATTGGCCTATCAAAGGCACACTACGT TGACTTGTCTTACAACAATCTCACGTCTGGAAGTTTACCAGCAGAGTGTCAGCAGCGTAGTCT AAACTTGTTTGCTAGCTCGAAAGGAAGCACCAA TGGTGCTGTTTCCTGCTTAAGAAGCAGTTGTGAACGAC AGTATTACTCTCTACGCATAAACTGTGGAGGAAGACAAGAAGCGGATGATAAAGGATTTAGCTATGACGATGATGCAAATTTGGGTGGGGCTTCAAATTTCTTCCTGAGTAGGACTAACTGGGGATTCAGCAGCACTGGTCACTTCTTGGATGACGGTATCAATATGGACtcctacaccattcaaaacaccTCAATCATTTTCGGAAAGAACCAGAAGCTGTACACGGATGCACGCCTTTCTCCCCTCTCGTTGACTTACTATGGATTTTGTTTGTTAAATGGAAACTACACAGTAAACCTTCACTTTGCGGAGATCATGTTTACTGATGATAGAAAGTATAGTAGCCTCGGAAGGCGTATATTTGATGTCTACATTCAG GGAAAGCTGGTGCTGAAGGATTTCAACATCGAACTTGAAGCAGGAGGAGTGAACAAGCCAATCACAAAAACCTTCACTGCAGTTGTTACTGATAATACCTTGGACATTCGCTTCTATTGGGCTGGAAAGGGTACTCGTAGCATTCCTGCTATGGGAGTCTATGGTCCTCTTATTTCAGCCATATCCGTCGATCCTA ACTTTAAGCCCCCATCTTTATCAGGAGATGGAAGCAGTATTTCTGGAGGTGCTATAGCTAGCATACTGATAGGAGTTCTTTTCACAGTCATTTTTGTTCCGGGTGTTCTCTGGTGGAAGGGCTGTTTTAAACGTAAAGATTTGATGCATGATG ATTTGAAGGGTTTAGACCTTCGCACCGGATCATTTACCTTAAGGCAAATAAAAGCAGCCACAAACAACTTCGATTCTGCTAATAAGATCGGTGAAGGTGGTTTTGGTCCTGTATTCAAG GGTGTTTTATTAGACGGTAGAGTCATTGCTGTGAAACAGCTTTCTTCCAAATCAGCTCAAGGGAACCGTGAATTTGTAAATGAACTAGGCCTGATTTCTGCTATACAACATACCAATCTTGTTAAGCTGTACGGATGCTGCATCGAAAGCAACCAGTTGTTGCTTGTGTATGAGTATTTGGAAAACAACAGCCTTGCTCGTGCACTATTTG GCCCAAAAGAGCAGCAATTGCATTTGGACTGGCCAACGAGGCACAAGATCTGCATTGGTATAGCAAGAGGTTTGGCTTACCTCCACGAGGAGTCACGTCTGAAAATTGTCCATCGCGATATCAAGGCTACTAATGTGCTTCTTGACAAGAACCTAATCCCTAAAATTTCTGATTTTGGGCTCGCGAAGCTGGATGCAGAAGACGATACCCACATAAGCACGCGCATTGCTGGAACTTA TGGATACATGGCACCCGAATATGCAATGCGGGGATATTTGACAGATAAAGCGGACGTCTACAGCTTCGGAGTCGTTGTTTTGGAAATTGTCAGTGGGAGGagcaacagcagcagcagtAGCAGGCCTAATGAGGATAGCTTTTATCTTCTTGATTGG GCTAATTCCTTGAAGGTGAGTGGGAACTTGTTGAAGCTAGTCGACCGGAGATTAGAGTCGAGCTTCAACGAGGAAGAGATAGTTAGAGCTATCAATGTGGCGCTCATTTGCACGAATGTTGTAGCTGCAGTAAGGCCAAGTATGTCATCCGTAGTGAGCTTACTCGAGGGGAAAGATGGCGTTCCAGAGTTCGTGTCTGAGTCGAGCATCTCAGTTGATAAGGCGAGACTCGATGAAGTGGAAATGGGTACATTTAATGATGAGGATTTCTCCGAGGATGTGCCGCTGAGTGGTTCTTCAACTTCTGCTGCTGATCTCTATCCAATTGCGCCGGATACAAACTATTGGGAGAAGAGAGGTTTTTAG
- the LOC121776003 gene encoding protein trichome birefringence-like 41: protein MRLEGVLILATAISVVLWQSKANAEEKNSCDLFEGEWLSESSAPYTLYNYTSCPFIQKEFNCRKNGRSDDLYLRYNWRPNSCNLSRFDGGNLLKTYKGKSIMFVGDSLSRNQWESLICMIIATVHETNYTHTSSGEVTTFTFTDYEVKVMLDRSVYLVDLVGEAQGRILKLDSIQGGKRWLGIDTLIFNTWHWWNRRGASQPWDFIELGGQLYKDMDRVLAFEKALHTWAGWVDDNVDPTTSMVFFQGISPSHYNGSEWNEPRAKSCIGQKEPVAGPTYPGGLPLALGVLKRVLGAMRKPVTLLDVTGLSLMRKDGHPSIYGLPSMDCSHWCLPGVPDTWNQILYNLIV from the exons atgagattAGAAGGTGTGTTAATCCTTGCAACTGCGATTAGCGTAGTGTTGTGGCAATCCAAAGCAAATGCAGAGGAAAAAAATTCGTGTGATTTGTTTGAAGGGGAATGGTTGTCTGAATCGTCCGCACCGTACACTCTCTACAACTATACATCATGTCCCTTCATCCAGAAGGAGTTCAACTGCCGGAAAAATGGCCGCTCCGACGACTTGTACCTTAGGTACAACTGGCGACCAAACTCCTGCAACTTATCAAG ATTTGATGGAGGAAATTTGTTGAAGACATACAAAGGAAAAAGCATAATGTTTGTGGGTGATTCCCTCAGCCGCAATCAATGGGAATCTTTAATATGTATGATCATCGCCACCGTGCACGAAACTAACTACACTCACACCTCCTCCGGCGAGGTTACCACCTTCACATTCACG GATTATGAAGTGAAGGTGATGTTGGATCGCAGTGTATATCTTGTAGACTTAGTTGGAGAAGCACAAGGTAGAATCCTCAAGCTAGACTCCATACAAGGTGGCAAGAGATGGCTTGGCATCGACACCCTCATCTTCAACACGTGGCACTGGTGGAATCGCCGCGGCGCCTCTCAACC GTGGGATTTCATCGAATTAGGGGGACAGCTCTACAAAGACATGGATCGCGTCCTCGCCTTTGAGAAAGCGCTCCACACGTGGGCAGGTTGGGTCGACGACAACGTGGACCCCACCACGTCCATGGTTTTCTTTCAAGGGATTTCCCCATCGCATTACAA TGGGAGCGAATGGAACGAGCCACGTGCGAAATCGTGCATAGGACAAAAAGAGCCAGTGGCGGGGCCCACGTATCCTGGGGGTTTGCCACTGGCTCTAGGGGTACTGAAGAGGGTGTTGGGGGCGATGAGGAAGCCTGTCACGCTGTTGGACGTGACAGGCCTTTCGTTGATGAGGAAAGACGGGCATCCCTCGATTTACGGGCTTCCTTCGATGGACTGCAGCCATTGGTGCCTGCCGGGAGTTCCGGATACATGGAATCAGATTCTTTACAACCTCATTGTTTGA
- the LOC121776011 gene encoding protein trichome birefringence-like 41 produces the protein MSHIATFLITTLKLVFLTFTCFQLSSSLDVGCDLFQGSWVAGAGPIYDVPMCPFVDKQFDCAGNGRPDKLYLNYTWKPNNCKLPKFSGVDFLRRFQGKRILFVGDSLSLNQWESLACMLHASVPRSNYTIKKTGGVSTFYMPEYNMSLMLSRNALLVDLVVDGKRGRVLKLDSIKNGESWKGFNMLVFNSWHWWVHKGRQTPWDYIQFGGEVYKDMDRLKAYELGLRTWSKWVDSNINRLQTRVFFQGISPTHYNGIEWNNALPNGASCYGETEPIHGSVYPGPDLPAVAAVKRVLRNMTTSVQLLDVTTLSALRKDGHPSAYGIGGKKGNDCSHWCLAGVPDTWNQLLYVTLVANGNQLIPK, from the exons ATGTCACACATTGCAACATTCTTAATCACCACCCTCAAATTAGTGTTTCTCACTTTCACATGTTTTCAATTGTCATCCAGCCTTGATGTGGGCTGTGATTTATTCCAAGGCAGCTGGGTGGCCGGCGCCGGCCCTATCTACGACGTTCCGATGTGCCCTTTCGTCGACAAACAGTTCGACTGCGCCGGAAACGGAAGGCCGGACAAGCTCTACCTCAATTACACATGGAAGCCCAACAACTGCAAATTGCCCAa aTTTAGTGGGGTGGATTTTTTGAGGAGGTTTCAAGGGAAGAGAATATTGTTTGTGGGAGATTCCCTTAGCTTGAATCAGTGGGAATCTCTTGCATGCATGCTTCATGCATCGGTTCCTCGGTCAAACTACACCATCAAAAAGACAGGAGGGGTTTCCACGTTTTACATGCCG GAGTACAATATGTCGTTGATGTTGTCCAGGAATGCGCTATTGGTCGATTTAGTTGTGGACGGGAAGAGGGGGAGGGTTTTGAAGCTCGATTCGATCAAGAATGGGGAGTCGTGGAAAGGGTTTAATATGCTTGTGTTCAATTCATGGCATTGGTGGGTTCATAAGGGAAGACAAACGCC GTGGGACTACATCCAATTTGGTGGTGAAGTGTACAAAGACATGGATCGATTGAAAGCTTACGAGTTGGGCCTAAGAACATGGTCCAAGTGGGTGGATTCTAACATCAATCGTTTGCAAACTAGGGTTTTCTTTCAAGGCATCTCACCTACTCATTACAA TGGCATCGAGTGGAATAATGCATTACCGAACGGAGCATCGTGCTATGGAGAGACGGAGCCGATTCATGGATCCGTGTACCCTGGGCCAGATCTGCCGGCCGTGGCAGCAGTAAAGCGCGTGCTGAGAAACATGACGACGTCGGTGCAGCTGCTGGACGTGACCACGCTCTCGGCGCTGCGGAAAGACGGCCATCCGTCGGCATACGGCATCGGCGGGAAGAAGGGGAACGACTGCAGCCATTGGTGCCTCGCTGGCGTGCCGGATACTTGGAACCAACTGCTCTATGTCACTCTAGTTGCTAATGGAAATCAATTaattccaaaataa
- the LOC121777493 gene encoding protein VTE6, chloroplastic-like, protein MATSLSTPTTLSLTPPFPLSNSRNPTSKALFFVPLKSTPKNPVLKKKSASQIQASATDFDPGLLQQAIQLVKSSPPTWQSALLSNAAIFILGSPVLLSGLSPPGFAAAFLLGTLTWRAFSYSGFLLVATYFLIGTAATKVKMEQKEAQGVAEKMKGRRGPGSVVGSSAAGCVCAALSISGIGGMALAPLWELGFVASFCTKLSDTVSSEIGKAYGRTTYLVTTFKIVPRGTEGAVSLEGTLAGIFASVLLASVGCVLGQINIPQAVICVIASQIANLGESIIGAVFQEKEGFQWLNNDAVNVLNISMGSILAILMQQLFLQNWLT, encoded by the exons ATGGCAACTTCTCTCTCAACACCaaccactctctctctcaccccTCCATTCCCTCTCTCCAATTCCCGCAATCCCACTTCAAAAGCCCTCTTCTTTGTCCCTCTCAAGTCAACCCCTAAAAATCCTGTCTTGAAGAAGAAATCGGCATCCCAAATTCAAGCGTCTGCGACCGATTTTGATCCAGGTCTCCTTCAACAGGCCATCCAGCTGGTCAAATCATCGCCTCCCACATGGCAGTCTGCGCTTCTCAGCAACGCCGCGATCTTCATTTTAGGCTCCCCTGTTCTCCTCTCCGGATTGTCGCCGCCCGGATTTGCGGCGGCGTTCTTGCTCGGAACCCTCACGTGGCGCGCATTTAGCTACTCTGGGTTCCTTCTTGTGGCTACTTACTTTCTCATT GGAACGGCCGCGACAAAGGTGAAAATGGAGCAGAAGGAGGCTCAAGGGGTTGCTGAGAAAATGAAAGGAAGGCGAGGACCGGGAAGTGTGGTTGGATCAAGTGCTGCCGGCTGTGTTTGTGCAGCACTCTCAATCTCTGGAATCGGTGGAATGGCACTTGCTCCCCTTTGGGAACTGGGTTTTGTTGCTAGCTTCTGTACTAAACTCAGCGATACTGTCTCCAGTGAGATAGGGAAAGCATATGGCAGGACGAC CTACCTAGTCACAACATTCAAGATAGTCCCAAGGGGTACTGAAGGGGCCGTTAGCCTTGAAGGAACTCTTGCTGGAATTTTTGCTTCGGTTCTTCTTGCTTCAGTCGGTTGTGTTCTTGGTCAG ATAAACATACCACAAGCCGTCATCTGTGTAATTGCTTCCCAGATTGCTAATCTCGGAGAGAGTATCATCGGTGCAGTATTCCAAGAAAAAGAAGGGTTCCAATGG CTTAACAATGACGCGGTCAATGTCCTAAATATATCCATGGGCAGCATTTTGGCAATCCTTATGCAGCAACTGTTCCTCCAAAACTGGCTCACATAG
- the LOC121777812 gene encoding B-box zinc finger protein 22-like, which yields MKIQCNVCEAAEAKVFCCADEAALCGDCDQKVHAANKLSSMHQRVPLSTSSSQKPKCDICQETVGYFFCLEDRALLCRRCDVSIHTANRLVAAHQRFLLTGVKVGLEAAKFDPPIPSLPVERSLGSNAPPTPKSVMNVATAEQSNKTLPVQASVGGDISLSKLSFTGGSTAESISPWQLDEFLELGDFGQKYDLMDPGSSKADSGRFGDSDYSPILRVADMEVEGDECMGQSPNNFWTVPEIPSPPTASGLNWPMIPQTPCDSAAFVPDIISLPTHNRRSHGGDNLKRRRCF from the exons ATGAAGATTCAGTGCAACGTCTGTGAGGCGGCGGAGGCGAAGGTGTTCTGCTGCGCCGACGAGGCGGCGCTATGCGGCGACTGCGATCAGAAGGTGCACGCTGCCAATAAGCTCTCCAGTATGCACCAGAGGGTTCCTCTCTCTACTTCTTCGTCGCAGAAGCCTAAGTGCGATATTTGCCAG GAAACGGTAGGCTATTTCTTTTGCCTGGAGGATCGAGCTCTGCTTTGCAGACGATGCGATGTTTCTATACACACTGCAAATCGCTTGGTTGCTGCTCATCAGAGGTTCTTGCTCACTGGAGTTAAAGTAGGTCTCGAAGCAGCCAAATTTGATCCACCAATTCCATCCCTTCCAGTTGAGAGAAGCTTGGGATCGAATGCTCCTCCCACTCCAAAGAGCGTCATGAACGTAGCAACAGCTGAACAATCCAATAAAACTCTTCCTGTCCAAGCCAGTGTAGGTGGGGATATTTCATTGTCGAAGTTGTCTTTTACAGGAGGTTCCACGGCTGAAAGTATTTCGCCGTGGCAGTTGGATGAATTCCTTGAGCTTGGCGACTTTGGTCAGAAGTACGATCTCATGGATCCTGGCTCATCCAAG GCGGATTCCGGGAGATTTGGAGATTCAGACTACTCGCCTATCCTTCGAGTTGCTGATATGGAGGTCGAGGGTGATGAGTGTATGGGACAGTCACCGAATAATTTCTGGACGGTGCCGGAGATTCCATCTCCCCCGACAGCATCCGGGCTTAACTGGCCCATGATTCCCCAGACCCCATGCGACTCTGCTGCCTTCGTGCCCGATATAATCTCCTTGCCTACACACAACCGTCGTTCACACGGTGGTGATAATTTGAAGCGACGGAGGTGTTTTTGA